Proteins found in one Solitalea lacus genomic segment:
- a CDS encoding AraC family transcriptional regulator — protein MEKEVIDIIKEGQGGLNSIKKQRDGFIGAKQIDIPASILVKQINLIYITHIGYYPNAEFHYRIRENGCDDYILIYCLNGKGYYKSAQGTFTITPNQFILISPKEFHCYQSDIETPWTIYWVHFTGKNVEGLINNLNLKRFFIPTDLPYNEQIVELWQEMFSSIQEGFSLENLNYANLCLCRFITFFLFPEKTNKKVKESSTVDHLNLSIAFMHENIDKRLSAEEIAHEFNFSTSHYSALFKRKTGLSPIEYFIRIKIRYACQLLTQSNLIIKEVGQKIGYDDPYYFSRIFKKVMSCSPMEYKALHDRSTTDSIPGN, from the coding sequence ATGGAAAAAGAAGTAATTGATATAATTAAAGAAGGTCAAGGTGGATTAAACTCTATTAAAAAACAGAGAGACGGCTTTATTGGTGCCAAGCAAATAGACATACCAGCATCGATATTGGTCAAACAGATAAACCTTATTTATATTACCCATATAGGCTATTACCCAAACGCAGAATTTCATTATAGAATTAGAGAAAATGGTTGTGATGATTACATTTTGATCTATTGCTTGAATGGAAAAGGATATTATAAATCAGCACAAGGAACCTTTACAATAACACCGAATCAATTTATCTTGATTTCACCTAAGGAATTTCACTGTTACCAATCTGATATTGAAACTCCATGGACAATCTACTGGGTTCATTTTACCGGAAAAAACGTAGAGGGGTTAATTAATAATTTAAACCTTAAACGTTTTTTCATTCCAACCGATTTACCTTATAATGAACAGATTGTAGAGCTATGGCAGGAGATGTTTAGTAGCATTCAAGAAGGATTCAGTTTGGAAAATCTAAATTACGCCAATCTCTGTTTGTGCAGATTTATCACTTTTTTCTTATTCCCTGAAAAAACTAATAAAAAGGTCAAAGAATCGAGTACTGTAGACCATTTAAATCTATCAATCGCCTTTATGCATGAAAATATAGATAAACGGCTTTCAGCAGAAGAGATTGCTCATGAATTTAATTTTTCAACCTCCCATTACTCGGCTCTTTTTAAGAGAAAAACAGGCCTGTCTCCTATCGAATATTTTATCCGAATAAAAATTCGATATGCTTGTCAATTACTTACGCAAAGCAATCTTATCATTAAAGAGGTGGGTCAAAAAATTGGATATGACGACCCTTATTATTTCTCCAGGATATTCAAAAAAGTAATGAGCTGCTCCCCTATGGAGTATAAAGCCTTACATGACAGATCGACTACTGACTCTATACCAGGCAATTAA
- a CDS encoding GNAT family N-acetyltransferase, with amino-acid sequence MTYREAKFQDIQQIQFVRNSVKENILSNPGLVTDEDCNQYLFNRGKGWVCEINTKIIGFAIADLVNNNIWALFLHPEFEGRGIGKTLHNLMLNWYFEQNKEDVWLGTAPNTRAEQFYIKMGWRKNGIHGKEVRFELTKTEWSNLNK; translated from the coding sequence ATGACTTATCGAGAAGCAAAGTTTCAAGACATCCAACAAATACAGTTTGTCCGTAACTCTGTGAAGGAAAACATACTTTCTAACCCTGGTTTAGTAACAGATGAAGATTGCAATCAATATCTATTTAACCGTGGTAAAGGCTGGGTTTGTGAAATCAATACAAAAATTATTGGGTTTGCAATTGCAGATTTAGTCAACAACAATATTTGGGCACTCTTCCTCCATCCGGAATTTGAAGGTAGAGGAATTGGAAAAACACTTCATAACTTGATGCTAAATTGGTATTTCGAACAAAACAAAGAGGATGTATGGCTTGGAACCGCTCCAAATACAAGAGCAGAGCAGTTTTATATTAAAATGGGGTGGCGAAAAAATGGAATACACGGCAAGGAAGTGAGGTTTGAGCTGACCAAAACAGAGTGGTCAAATTTAAATAAATAG
- a CDS encoding head GIN domain-containing protein — MKKLTLILFAFLGLSIISSCRNTIEGSGYYVTETRALGEINAVTISGDFDVVLHKDSVSSVRIYAEDNIVPEIVTELNSNNSLSIYYRDYRSKYDHGRVDIYVPVKNLRAVDLQSSGSIHGTPVLFASEVKLNISGSGEVKLPVNTEKIYSNMSGSGLMELWGTATNTDQSISSSGKIRSFGLVSKDVKVSISGSGTCEVNATQTLDATISGSGNIIYMGNPQVTTHISGSGKVKKY, encoded by the coding sequence ATGAAAAAACTAACTCTCATTCTATTTGCTTTTTTAGGCCTATCAATAATAAGCTCCTGCAGGAATACCATTGAAGGCTCGGGATATTATGTTACAGAAACACGCGCTTTGGGCGAGATTAATGCTGTTACCATCAGCGGCGATTTTGATGTGGTACTGCATAAAGACTCTGTTAGCTCAGTACGGATATACGCCGAAGACAATATCGTCCCCGAAATTGTAACTGAATTAAACTCAAATAATTCATTGAGTATTTATTACCGCGATTATCGTAGCAAATATGACCATGGCCGGGTTGATATTTACGTTCCAGTGAAAAACCTGCGAGCTGTTGATTTACAAAGCAGCGGTTCAATACATGGTACACCGGTTTTATTTGCTTCGGAAGTTAAGTTGAATATCAGCGGCTCGGGCGAAGTAAAATTGCCTGTTAATACCGAAAAGATTTATAGCAATATGTCAGGCTCGGGTTTAATGGAATTATGGGGTACAGCAACCAACACCGACCAAAGCATTTCGAGCTCGGGGAAGATTAGATCATTTGGCTTGGTTAGTAAGGATGTAAAAGTATCCATTTCGGGCTCCGGCACCTGCGAGGTCAATGCTACGCAAACCCTGGATGCCACTATCAGCGGCAGTGGTAATATCATTTATATGGGCAATCCGCAGGTAACTACACATATTAGTGGTAGCGGGAAAGTAAAGAAGTATTGA
- a CDS encoding PLD nuclease N-terminal domain-containing protein translates to MELISPSIGLIFWTTFTLSLIIIPIIALISLLKTTFRDSTTKLIWLVVILFVPIIGSVLYFTIGRKQA, encoded by the coding sequence ATGGAACTTATATCGCCTAGCATTGGTCTTATTTTTTGGACTACATTTACTCTTTCTTTAATTATTATCCCAATTATTGCGCTCATTAGTCTATTAAAAACAACATTTAGAGACAGTACTACAAAGTTAATTTGGCTCGTAGTGATTTTGTTTGTTCCAATAATAGGATCAGTTTTATATTTTACTATTGGTAGAAAGCAAGCGTAA
- a CDS encoding NADPH-dependent FMN reductase — MKKILIINGSASEKSSNQKLIDNIISITKEFFNVTIFNNLKNLPHFDPELSENNTPKIILDFRSAIEKSDGIIICTPEYVFSIPSGLKNCIEWCVSTTVFSDKPTGLITASASGEKGHEELKLIMKTLMTKTTNETTLLIQGIKGKLNERGEIKDSKTVDELTKFIQAIKELTENSSS, encoded by the coding sequence ATGAAAAAAATATTAATAATAAATGGAAGTGCAAGCGAAAAATCTTCAAATCAAAAACTTATTGATAACATTATAAGCATAACGAAAGAATTCTTCAATGTTACAATTTTCAATAATTTAAAAAACCTGCCTCACTTCGACCCCGAACTTTCTGAAAATAATACTCCCAAAATAATATTAGATTTTAGAAGTGCTATTGAAAAATCAGACGGAATTATAATTTGTACACCTGAATATGTTTTTAGTATACCAAGCGGACTCAAAAATTGTATAGAATGGTGTGTTTCAACAACAGTGTTTTCAGATAAACCTACTGGATTAATTACAGCATCTGCAAGCGGAGAAAAAGGACACGAAGAACTAAAGTTAATTATGAAGACCTTGATGACAAAAACAACCAACGAAACAACATTATTAATTCAGGGAATAAAAGGAAAACTGAACGAAAGAGGAGAAATAAAAGATAGTAAAACAGTTGATGAGTTAACAAAGTTTATTCAGGCGATTAAAGAACTAACAGAAAACAGCAGCAGCTAA
- a CDS encoding glycosyl hydrolase family 95 catalytic domain-containing protein, whose translation MKILKQAFTIALLFATSVSYADNGKDLRLWYKQPARLWHAEGLPLGNGRMGAMMMGGINTDTIQFNEISLWSGDNNWDGDYETGDRGFGSYRDFGRFVVDFNNIGTVHAYTRSLNLTTGVQNTSFESNGIKFIRESFASNPDQMLVFRFAASKKGALSGKISMTSAQGAISKANGKTLSFLGEMPNKLKYASKLLIVNEGGSVRMEGNTLVFDKCNSFIVYLDARTNYKPDYNSGWRGDDPMPVIEKEQAAVLKLDYKNLLNRHIKDISRLNAAATIDVGKTLDAVLAQPIDVRLKQYAAGSNDPDLEETIFQYGRYLLVSSSRPGSLPANLQGLWNNSNNPPWASDYHNNINVQMNYWAAESTNLSECHVPLIDFIIAAQEPCRIATRKAFGQNTRGWTARTSQSIYGGNGWEWNIPASAWYAQHVYEHWAFTQDKNYLQQKAYPILKEICNYWEDRLKKMPDGTLLVPNGWSPEHGPREDGVMHDQQLVWDLFQNYLEAAGALGVDADYQGKVKDMLIHLGPNKIGRWGQLQEWQTDRDDPDDQHRHTSHLFAVYPGHQISPTTTPELAKAAIISLRSRSGNYGKNINTPFTVESTIGDSRRSWSWPWRCGMWARLGDGDKAGMMIRGLLKYNTLPNLFTTHPPFQLDGNFGISGTIPEMLLQSHAGEISLLPAIPKSWEAKGSFKGLKARGGFTVECSWENGKVISYKITSKEQKKIKVRVNGEVKETLSVVI comes from the coding sequence ATGAAAATACTAAAACAAGCATTTACAATTGCCTTGTTATTTGCAACGTCGGTTTCTTATGCCGATAATGGAAAGGATTTGCGATTATGGTATAAACAGCCAGCCAGGCTTTGGCATGCCGAAGGCTTGCCTCTTGGCAATGGTCGTATGGGTGCCATGATGATGGGAGGCATTAACACTGATACTATTCAATTCAACGAAATAAGCCTTTGGTCAGGTGATAATAATTGGGATGGAGATTATGAAACCGGTGATCGCGGTTTTGGCTCGTATCGTGATTTTGGTCGTTTTGTGGTTGATTTTAATAATATTGGAACAGTACATGCTTATACTCGCTCCTTGAACCTGACGACTGGTGTACAAAATACCTCTTTCGAAAGCAATGGCATAAAATTTATCCGCGAATCATTCGCCAGCAATCCTGATCAAATGCTTGTATTCAGGTTTGCTGCTAGTAAAAAAGGTGCTTTGTCAGGAAAGATTTCAATGACATCAGCACAAGGAGCTATAAGTAAGGCTAATGGCAAAACGTTGAGTTTTCTTGGCGAGATGCCAAATAAATTGAAATACGCATCTAAGCTACTTATTGTAAATGAAGGGGGATCGGTTCGTATGGAAGGAAACACCCTTGTTTTCGATAAATGCAACTCCTTTATTGTTTATTTGGATGCTCGGACCAATTATAAGCCTGATTACAACTCGGGGTGGAGAGGTGATGATCCAATGCCTGTAATTGAAAAGGAGCAAGCGGCAGTATTAAAGCTGGATTATAAGAATCTATTAAATCGACATATTAAGGATATCTCAAGGCTCAATGCAGCTGCAACAATTGATGTTGGAAAAACTCTTGATGCAGTTCTTGCTCAACCAATTGATGTTCGGTTAAAACAGTATGCTGCAGGTAGCAATGATCCGGATTTGGAGGAAACTATTTTTCAATATGGACGCTATTTATTAGTTAGTTCATCTCGCCCCGGCAGCTTACCTGCTAATTTGCAAGGCTTGTGGAACAATAGCAATAATCCTCCTTGGGCCAGCGACTATCACAATAATATTAATGTGCAGATGAATTACTGGGCTGCTGAGTCAACCAATTTATCAGAGTGCCATGTGCCATTAATTGATTTTATTATTGCCGCTCAGGAGCCTTGTCGTATTGCAACACGAAAAGCTTTTGGTCAAAATACACGAGGCTGGACAGCTCGTACCAGTCAGAGTATTTATGGAGGTAATGGTTGGGAATGGAATATTCCTGCCAGTGCCTGGTACGCTCAGCATGTATATGAGCATTGGGCATTTACTCAGGACAAAAACTATCTGCAACAAAAGGCATATCCTATCTTAAAAGAAATATGCAACTACTGGGAAGACCGTTTGAAAAAAATGCCCGATGGAACTTTATTGGTTCCAAATGGTTGGTCGCCAGAACATGGTCCTCGGGAAGATGGAGTAATGCATGATCAGCAATTGGTTTGGGACCTGTTTCAAAATTACCTGGAGGCTGCAGGCGCCTTGGGTGTAGATGCTGATTATCAGGGTAAAGTGAAAGATATGTTGATTCATTTGGGGCCAAATAAAATTGGACGCTGGGGACAGCTGCAGGAATGGCAAACAGATCGTGATGATCCGGATGATCAGCACCGTCATACGTCACATTTGTTTGCGGTGTATCCAGGCCATCAAATCAGTCCAACAACCACTCCGGAGCTAGCGAAAGCGGCAATTATTTCCTTACGTAGCCGAAGTGGCAATTACGGAAAAAATATTAATACTCCATTTACAGTGGAATCTACGATAGGAGACAGCCGTCGTTCTTGGTCATGGCCTTGGCGTTGTGGAATGTGGGCAAGGTTAGGTGATGGAGACAAAGCGGGAATGATGATTCGCGGATTATTAAAGTACAATACCCTTCCTAATCTTTTTACCACTCATCCTCCATTTCAATTGGATGGTAATTTTGGTATTTCCGGAACTATTCCTGAAATGTTGTTGCAGAGTCATGCGGGCGAAATCAGTTTGTTGCCTGCTATTCCTAAAAGTTGGGAAGCTAAAGGATCATTCAAAGGTTTAAAAGCCAGAGGAGGATTTACCGTTGAATGCAGCTGGGAAAATGGTAAGGTGATTTCTTATAAAATAACTTCAAAAGAACAGAAGAAAATAAAAGTGCGGGTAAATGGAGAAGTTAAAGAAACATTGTCAGTAGTAATTTAA
- a CDS encoding alpha-galactosidase, with amino-acid sequence MKKLKVLFAFFVLGNSILFAQTNNSMIQNEYLSAVYQPQLKMIEVKDLTSGKVFLKKGIAENVAGASVEPVSDKVFGQGRALKLSKADGGYYNIALYPQHAFLFIRETIVNNGHAAMNLQKVNHFSFEVDLQKPLQNLKTLGTAGLLSPKDNPGSYVFLTTVDPATRNGVVAGWLTNEKGSGVFFSDTSDNRARVQSQIDYGRLIIPKGAAEPLETLMIGYFKDAREGEEAFAATIARHQHIQLPPRKAVYCTWYSEKNGGAGNSASTSQLAKFTAEKLKPYGLNVIQLDDQWQDGGSYNGPTRGFDRPKPNGPYPTGMQSVASSIKDNGLTAGIWWMPFARNHQDPEYKDRQSWFAKRLDSTPYETKWGGTSLDLTNPQVQQHLTSVAKTLHGWGFNYFKMDGLWTGTVTEQVYINDGYKDDQMGNCLPLYDASKTQIEAFRSGLKLLRETVGKEVFFSGCCVSQNMRSFGASIGLVDAMRVGPDFNHDGQSIRTGAIRASRLYFLNGRVWWNDPDPSIIRESGSATADAACKGIGSITRARLLPSWVALSGQFFLSSDWLPDLPEDRLEIMKRCMASHSGTARPVDAFDRTLPTIWLATDHKKRVQRNVIGLFNWDTTKQVIGCTTEWAGLQKNTSYYAFDFWEKKPLTEINDQFAYELPGESCKIIAVRAKTNHPVLVSTSKHITQGMIDVQDENWSNETLSGKSEIIGGDVYELRIAGLTDNGNWNVAKVDVSDKENGNTIQVLPQTEKGWVHILIHSKNDTTVQWKIQFKKL; translated from the coding sequence GTGAAAAAGTTAAAAGTTCTATTCGCATTTTTTGTATTGGGTAACAGCATACTGTTTGCTCAAACCAATAACTCTATGATTCAGAATGAGTATTTATCGGCAGTTTATCAACCGCAGCTGAAAATGATTGAAGTAAAAGACCTGACATCCGGAAAAGTCTTTCTCAAAAAGGGAATTGCTGAAAATGTTGCTGGAGCTTCAGTTGAGCCAGTATCAGATAAGGTTTTTGGTCAAGGACGTGCATTGAAACTGAGCAAAGCCGATGGCGGTTATTATAACATTGCGCTATATCCGCAACATGCTTTTCTTTTTATCAGGGAAACCATCGTTAATAATGGCCACGCAGCAATGAATTTGCAGAAAGTAAATCATTTTTCCTTCGAGGTAGATTTGCAAAAGCCATTACAAAATCTAAAAACACTGGGAACAGCCGGACTCCTTTCACCCAAGGATAACCCTGGCAGCTATGTTTTTCTTACAACGGTTGACCCTGCTACACGCAACGGTGTAGTTGCTGGATGGCTTACCAATGAAAAAGGAAGTGGTGTGTTCTTTTCCGATACCAGCGATAACAGGGCACGGGTGCAATCGCAGATTGATTATGGCAGATTGATCATTCCAAAAGGAGCAGCAGAGCCATTGGAAACATTAATGATTGGCTATTTCAAGGATGCACGTGAGGGTGAGGAAGCATTTGCTGCTACGATAGCCCGTCATCAACATATTCAATTACCACCCCGCAAAGCGGTGTATTGTACCTGGTACAGTGAAAAAAACGGGGGCGCCGGAAACAGCGCTTCTACATCGCAGTTAGCAAAGTTTACTGCCGAAAAACTGAAGCCATATGGTCTAAACGTTATCCAGCTCGATGATCAATGGCAGGACGGAGGCAGCTATAACGGGCCAACACGTGGCTTCGATAGGCCAAAACCGAATGGGCCCTACCCTACAGGAATGCAATCAGTGGCTAGCAGTATTAAAGACAACGGGTTGACTGCCGGCATCTGGTGGATGCCCTTTGCACGTAATCACCAGGATCCTGAGTACAAAGATCGCCAATCCTGGTTTGCAAAACGGCTCGATAGCACACCCTACGAAACAAAATGGGGTGGCACATCACTCGATCTGACTAACCCTCAGGTTCAGCAGCATTTAACTTCCGTAGCTAAAACCCTGCATGGATGGGGTTTTAATTATTTTAAGATGGATGGCTTGTGGACTGGTACGGTTACAGAACAGGTTTATATCAATGATGGGTATAAAGACGATCAAATGGGCAACTGCTTGCCTTTATACGATGCAAGCAAAACACAAATCGAAGCATTTCGCAGCGGGTTAAAACTATTGCGAGAGACCGTGGGGAAAGAAGTATTTTTTTCAGGATGCTGTGTTAGCCAGAATATGCGGTCTTTCGGTGCTTCTATTGGATTGGTTGATGCTATGCGGGTGGGCCCTGATTTTAATCATGACGGCCAAAGTATCCGCACAGGCGCCATCAGAGCATCCCGGTTATATTTTTTGAATGGAAGGGTTTGGTGGAATGATCCGGATCCGTCCATTATACGTGAGTCAGGTTCGGCTACCGCAGATGCTGCCTGTAAAGGAATTGGCTCAATAACACGAGCCCGACTGTTACCATCCTGGGTAGCGTTGAGCGGTCAGTTTTTTCTTAGTAGCGATTGGTTACCCGATCTGCCTGAAGACAGACTCGAGATCATGAAAAGATGCATGGCTTCTCATAGCGGCACAGCTCGTCCCGTTGATGCATTTGACAGAACATTGCCAACCATCTGGCTGGCAACTGATCACAAGAAACGCGTACAACGCAATGTGATAGGCCTGTTTAACTGGGATACTACGAAGCAGGTGATTGGCTGTACTACAGAATGGGCCGGATTACAAAAAAACACAAGCTATTATGCGTTTGATTTCTGGGAAAAGAAGCCATTGACCGAGATCAACGATCAATTCGCTTACGAGCTTCCTGGCGAATCATGCAAGATTATTGCAGTGCGCGCTAAGACTAACCATCCTGTACTGGTATCTACATCGAAACATATTACACAGGGAATGATTGATGTGCAAGATGAGAATTGGAGCAATGAAACGCTTTCAGGCAAAAGTGAAATTATTGGAGGCGATGTTTATGAATTGCGCATTGCTGGTCTAACAGACAATGGAAACTGGAATGTAGCAAAAGTGGATGTGAGCGACAAGGAAAATGGCAATACCATTCAGGTGCTCCCGCAAACTGAGAAAGGTTGGGTGCATATCCTTATCCATAGCAAAAATGATACTACCGTTCAATGGAAGATACAGTTTAAAAAGTTATGA
- a CDS encoding VOC family protein, with translation MKKALLILVIVTSFLSGFAIKTILTKQSSTTRNLKKATGIGGIFFKCKNPNKMREWYQTHLGLNTNQYGTVFEWYQGDDSTKKGFTQWSPFAETTKYFSPSTKDFMINYRVENIEVLVKELNKGGVTVVDTIETVEYGKFVHILDPEGNKIELWEPNDIEYEKMGKQLGSKTTK, from the coding sequence ATGAAAAAGGCATTACTTATTTTAGTTATTGTGACATCTTTTCTTTCAGGTTTCGCAATTAAAACAATACTGACCAAGCAAAGCTCAACAACAAGAAATTTAAAAAAGGCAACAGGCATAGGTGGCATTTTTTTTAAATGTAAAAACCCTAACAAAATGAGGGAGTGGTACCAAACCCACCTTGGCTTAAATACAAACCAATATGGGACAGTCTTCGAGTGGTATCAAGGTGATGACAGCACAAAAAAAGGTTTTACGCAATGGAGTCCATTTGCCGAAACAACAAAATACTTTAGCCCTTCAACAAAAGACTTCATGATAAATTACAGGGTTGAAAATATAGAGGTTCTTGTGAAAGAATTGAACAAAGGTGGTGTAACAGTTGTAGACACCATTGAAACAGTTGAATACGGAAAATTTGTTCATATTCTTGACCCTGAAGGCAACAAGATTGAACTTTGGGAGCCTAATGACATCGAATATGAAAAAATGGGTAAACAACTTGGCAGCAAGACAACAAAATAA
- a CDS encoding serine hydrolase domain-containing protein: protein MKKIFLIIILFTQLTSVFSQTTKVALFIDSFVAKNNFNGTILIEQKGIVTYNKSFGFANFPFKIPNTSDTRYRVASITKAFTSVLILQLYEQGKIDLNKIITTYLPDYKGAAGNIVTVKELLNMTSGMKNMDDGLTLEKVLKNGMPQYQTPNTSDEMLTKFCSDTLVTTPGTVFDYNNADFIILGKIIERITGKTYEDNLREKIWRPLQMDNSGLLSQEKIIEKLADTYFYRDNLKILSNDLPVYWSNWYAAGAMYSTAGDILKFANALFKGKLVKQETLNQMFTSGLGEYGYGVWVYKNYEINHTMYTIVKRPGSIMGAQAMLFHILEDGSTIIILCNTGTVSLDDLAANIADKIIY, encoded by the coding sequence ATGAAAAAAATATTTCTGATAATTATTTTATTTACACAACTCACTAGTGTTTTTTCGCAAACAACAAAAGTTGCTTTGTTTATTGATTCATTTGTTGCAAAAAACAATTTTAATGGGACAATACTTATTGAGCAAAAGGGAATAGTAACTTACAACAAAAGCTTTGGCTTCGCCAACTTTCCGTTTAAAATACCCAACACATCCGATACAAGATATAGGGTGGCTTCTATCACAAAAGCATTTACATCTGTACTTATCTTACAATTGTATGAGCAAGGAAAAATAGATTTAAACAAAATAATAACTACTTATTTACCTGATTATAAAGGAGCAGCCGGTAATATAGTTACTGTAAAAGAACTGCTGAATATGACGTCTGGCATGAAGAATATGGATGATGGACTCACACTTGAAAAGGTATTAAAGAATGGAATGCCACAGTATCAAACGCCGAACACGTCAGACGAAATGCTTACAAAATTTTGCAGCGATACACTGGTTACAACGCCGGGGACAGTTTTTGATTATAATAATGCTGATTTTATTATTCTGGGGAAAATTATTGAAAGGATAACAGGCAAAACATATGAAGATAATTTACGGGAAAAAATATGGCGGCCATTGCAAATGGATAATTCTGGTTTGCTTTCGCAGGAAAAAATTATTGAGAAACTTGCCGACACCTATTTTTACAGAGACAATTTAAAAATACTCTCAAATGATTTACCTGTTTATTGGAGCAACTGGTATGCTGCAGGAGCCATGTATTCAACTGCAGGCGATATTTTAAAATTTGCAAATGCTTTGTTTAAAGGCAAACTAGTAAAACAGGAAACTTTAAATCAAATGTTTACTTCAGGGCTTGGTGAGTATGGCTATGGTGTCTGGGTGTATAAAAATTATGAAATCAATCATACAATGTACACAATTGTTAAAAGACCCGGCTCAATAATGGGCGCACAAGCTATGTTGTTTCATATATTGGAGGATGGTTCTACGATAATTATTCTTTGTAACACCGGCACCGTAAGTCTTGACGACTTAGCTGCTAACATTGCTGATAAAATTATTTATTAA
- a CDS encoding DUF2200 domain-containing protein: MDNTRVFKMSFASVYPHYINKAEKKGRTKEELDSIICWLTGYDQQTLEQQIDNKTDFQTFFEEAPEINPNASKITGVICGYRVEEIEDKLMQKIRYLDKLVDELAKGKTMEKILRK, from the coding sequence ATGGATAATACAAGAGTCTTTAAAATGTCATTTGCAAGTGTCTATCCGCATTATATTAACAAAGCAGAGAAAAAGGGCCGGACAAAGGAAGAGCTAGATAGTATCATTTGTTGGCTGACTGGATATGATCAACAAACATTAGAACAGCAAATTGATAATAAGACTGATTTTCAAACCTTTTTCGAGGAGGCACCAGAAATTAATCCCAACGCTTCAAAGATTACAGGTGTGATTTGTGGCTATCGTGTAGAAGAAATCGAAGATAAACTCATGCAAAAGATCCGTTATTTAGATAAACTAGTGGATGAATTGGCAAAAGGAAAAACAATGGAGAAGATTTTAAGAAAGTAG